A segment of the Streptomyces sp. NBC_01235 genome:
CGTCGCCGCGCACCACCCGGTAGCGCACGCCCAGGGCCTCCACCTCGTCGGCCGGGGCCCGCTCCAGCACGGCCACGGCCGCCAGCAGCTCGCGCCGGACGGCCGGATCGTCGGTGCCGTCCTTCGCCTTGAACCACAGGTGCGAGTTCAGCCCGTCCCGGGCCTGCTGGGGCATGGCGTCCACCACCGGTTTCAGCAGGCACCAGCCCGTCTCGGCGGCGGCCGGGTCCCGCGCGGCGATACCGAAGACGGGCCCGCGCAACGCGATGTGCGGATAACGCCGGGAGGCCTCGACGGCGTCCGCCTCCGTCACCCAGGCGACGGGGTCGTCGCGGCGGACCAGTTCCGCGTGGAGGGCGTCGAGACGTCGCTTCCAGTCATCGGTCATATGCGCATTGTGGTCGGGGCGGAGGGGTACTTCGGGGTGAATGCCGGAAGTGGACGGGGTACGGGGAGGGGGCGTAAGGGGCGTGCCAGGTCGTGCGGGACCGAGGGGTGCGCCCCTTCGGCCGCCGGACGTCACCCCCGTGCGTCCGCCGTGTCCCCTGTGAACCTCGCGCTGGTCAGCTGCGACTCGACGCGCCAGCCCAGCGACTCGTACAGCGCCCGGCCCTCCGGTGTCGCGCCCAGCACGCCGGTCCGGGCGCCCTGCGCGACCGCCGCGCGCTGGAGCGTCCGCATGACGAGGGCGCCGAGTCCGCGGCGGCGGTGTGCGGGGGACGTCTCGATCTGGTCGGCGACCGCCGTCGCACCGGTCGGGGCGATCTGCCCGCGCGCGGCCAGGGAGCCGTCCGGGGCGACGATCATGGTGCGGGTCACGCCGCCGATCGACCAGGTGCGCTGCCGGTGTCCGTCGGGGACGGGGTCGGGCGGGACGTCCTCGAGCGCGGCCGTCATCAGGAAGCCGGGCTCGGGGTCGATCCACCAGCCCGGCCCCAGCCGGCCCCCGACCACCGCCGGGTCCGCGAACACCTTCAGCCACACCCCCGCCCCGGTCACCGCGCCCGCCACCTTCCGCACGTCCGCCTCCTCGACGGCGTCACCGGTCGCGCCGAGGACGTGCCGGGTGACGTGATGGGGCCCCGTTCCCACGTCGATGGTGCAGCCCCACGGCTCGACCACCGGCGGCGCGGCCCCACGGGACAGTACCCAGCCGTCCACCCAAGCCCGTACGATCCGGTCCACAGCAACCCCCTGTAATGAGCACTCTCGACCTTCATCTATTACCCGATGGCCGTAGGTGTATCGCCTCGCACACCGACAGCCGTGATCGCCCACAGCGAACGGGCGGCAGTCCGGGGAACATTCGAAGCCGCGCATGCATTGAGTCGGCATAGCTCAACTTGACTGCCTAAGGGGAGATCATGGCTTCGACGTCCACACCGCTCACCCTGCCCGTGCTGCCTCTCGAGGACGAGGTCGTGCTCCCCGGCATGGTGGTTCCGCTGGACCTCAACGACACCGACGTACGCGCCGCGGTGGAGGCCGCCCAGGCCGCCGCCCGTTCAACGCCCGGCAAGCCTCAGGTACTCCTGGTGCCGCGCATCGACGGGACGTACGCGAGCACCGGTGTGCTCGGCACCGTCGAGCAGGTCGGCCGGCTGGCCGACGGCGACCCGGGCGCGCTGATCCGCGGCCGGGGACGGGTGCGGATCGGCGCCGGCACCACCGGGCCGGGCGCCGCCCTGTGGGTCGAGGGGGCGCGGATCGACCAGACCGTCGCCGAGCCGCTGCCCGGTCATGTCGCCGAACTCGTCAAGGAGTACAAGGCGCTCGCCACCGCCTGGCTGCGCAAGCGCGGCGCCTGGCAGGTCGTCGACCGCGTCCAGGCCATCGACGACGTCTCCGCGCTCGCCGACAACTCCGGCTACTCGCCGTTCCTGACCACCGAACAGAAGGTGGAGCTCCTGGAGACCGCCGACCCGGTGGCCCGCCTGAAGCTCGCCACCTCGCAACTGCGCGACCACCTCGCCGAGCAGGACGTGGCCGAGACGATCGCCAAGGACGTCCAGGAGGGCGTCGACAAGCAGCAGCGCGAGTTCCTGCTCCGCCGCCAGCTCGAAGCCGTCCGCAAGGAGCTGCGCGAGCTCAACGGCGAGCAGGAGGGCGAGGAGTCCGACGACTACCGTGCCCGCGTCGAGGCCGCCGACCTGCCCGAGAAGGTCCGCGAGGCCGCTCTCAAGGAGGTCGACAAGCTGGAGCGCTCCAGCGACCAGTCGCCCGAGGGCTCCTGGATCCGCACCTGGCTGGACACCGTCCTCGAACTCCCCTGGAACGAACGGACCGAGGACCGGTACGACATCCAGGGTGCCCAGGCGGTCCTGGACGCCGAACACGCCGGCCTGGAGGACGTGAAGGAGCGGATCACCGAGTACCTGGCGGTGCGCAAGCGGCGCGGCGAGCGCGGCCTGGGCGTCGTGGGCGGCCGTCGCGGCGGCGCCGTGCTCGCGCTGGTCGGCCCGCCCGGCGTCGGCAAGACCAGCCTCGGCGAGTCCGTCGCCCACGCCATGGGCCGCAAGTTCGTGCGCGTCGCCCTCGGCGGCGTCCGCGACGAGGCCGAGATCCGCGGCCACCGCCGTACCTACGTCGGCGCGCTGCCCGGCCGGATCGTGCGGGCCGTCAAGGAGGCCGGGTCGATGAACCCGGTGGTGCTCCTCGACGAGATCGACAAGGTGGGCTCCGACTTCCGGGGCGACCCGGCCGCCGCCCTCCTGGAGGTCCTGGACCCGGCGCAGAACCACACCTTCCGCGACCACTACCTGGAGGTCGAGCTCGACCTGAGCGATGTCGTCTTCCTGGCCACCGCCAACGTGCTCGAAGCCATCCCTGAGGCCCTGCTCGACCGTATGGAGCTGGTCCGCCTCGACGGCTACACCGAGGACGAGAAGGTCGTCATCGCCCGCGACCACCTGCTCCCGCGCCAGCTGGAGCGGGCGGGCCTGGACAAGGACGAGGTGACGCTCGACGAGAGCGCGCTGCGCAAGCTCGCCGGCGAGTACACCCGCGAGGCGGGCGTGCGCACCCTGGAGCGGACTGTCGCCCGGCTGCTGCGCAAGGTCGCGGCCCAGCACGAACTGGGCGAGCGGGAACTGCCGCTCACCGTCACGGACGAGGACCTGCGCTCTCTGATCGGCCGGCCGCACCACGTGCCCGAGTCCGCCCAGGACCCGGCCGAGCGCCGGACCGCCGTGCCCGGCGTCGCCACCGGCCTCGCGGTCACCGGCGCGGGCGGTGACGTCCTCTTCGTCGAGGCGTCGCTGGCCGACCCGGAGACGGGCGCGGCGGGCCTGACCCTGACCGGCCAGCTCGGGGACGTGATGAAGGAGTCGGCGCAGATCGCGCTCAGCTTCCTGCGCAGTCACGGGGCCGAACTGGAACTGCCGGTGGGCGACCTGAAGGACCGGGGCGTGCACATCCACTTCCCGGCGGGCGCGGTCCCCAAGGACGGCCCGAGCGCCGGCGTCACCATGACGACGGCCCTCGCGTCCCTGCTGTCCGGCCGGCTCGTCCGCACCGACGTGGCGATGACCGGCGAGGTCTCCCTGACCGGCCGCGTCCTGCCCATCGGCGGCGTGAAGCAGAAGCTGCTCGCCGCGCACCGGGCCGGGGTCACCACCGTCGTCATCCCCAAGCGCAACGAGCCCGACCTGGACGACGTCCCGGCGGAGGTGCTGGACAAGCTCGACGTCCACGCCGTCACGGACGTCCGCCAGGTCCTTGAGCTGGCGCTCGCGCCCGCCACGAACGGCGCGGCGCCGGAGGTTCCCGTGGCGGCGTGACGGACGTTGCGGGAAGGGCGGGGCCCGGGTTTCGTGAGGGAGACCCGGGCCTTCGCCGCACCCCACGCCGGAGCCTGGGCACCGCTTCTGGCCTGTGCCTGCGAAATACTTAAGAGCTGCGCGGATGGCAGCGACCGGCGAACATCAGAGGTGCTGACGTGCACGAGGATCACCAGGACCACCAGGACACGGGCGGCGACGCGTCGTCGCGCGGGGTGGAGCAGGGCGACCGGGAGTTCCTGTCCCTGGAGCGGGAGCTCACGGTGCTGCTGCGCCGCGCCCGCGCCAACCAGGGCGAGATGGCCCGCGAGGTCCACCCGGACCTGGAGTCCGCCGCCTACGGCCTCCTCGTCCGGCTGGAGGAGTGCGGCCGCCAGCGCGCCACGGAACTCGCCGCCTACATTGGCGTCGGCAAGGCCACCATGTCCCGCCAGCTGCGCGCCCTGGAGCAGCTCGGTCTGATCGCCCGCGAGCCCGACCCGGCGGACGGCCGCGCCTGGCTGGTCGACCTCACCGAGGAGGGCCGCACCCGGGTGAGGCGGGTCCGCGAGGCCCGCCGCGAGCGGTACGTCAGCCACTTCTCCGACTGGGACCGCGAGGAGGTCGGGGAGCTGGCGCGCCTGCTGCAGCAGCTGAACCGGGGGATGGAGAAGTGAAGCGGCGGTCGCGAATGCGCCGGCTGTAGTGACCTGAGAGGTTGGGGACGCCTCAGAGCTCCGCGTGTCAGAGCTCCACGCACACCACCGTCGCGTCGTCGTGCGTCTTCGCCCGGCCCAGGAAGGCCCGCCCGGCGCCGTCGTCCGCCCGCTCCCGCTCGCGGACCCGCTCCACCAGTGCCTGCGCCCCCTCCTTGCGCACGAGGGTGAGCAGGTCCGACCAGTCGCCCTCGTGGAAGAGCTCCGTCCAGCGGGTGGCCCCGTCCGAGAGCGCCGCCAGGGCGCGGACCTCGGCGCGTGGTACGGCCGTGGTCACCGCGCGGGCGGCCACCGACGGATCGGCCGCGGCCGTGAAGAACCCGCCCTCCTTGTTGCGGAGCGTGCCGTCGACGACCTCGGCGCTCCTGAGCAGGTCGCGCGGCAGCCGGGCCAGCCGGTCGTCCTGGACGGCGGTGACCGTGCCGCCCGGGGACGCCAGCAGCAGCGTCGCGTCGCACAGGACCAGGCACTCGACCGTCTCCGGCGACCAGCGCGCGAGGGTCACTGCGGCCTGTGGGGTGCGTGGGTGAGAAAGGTCACAGGTTTTGGAATGGGTCCCAGCGGTACGTGCGATGGCGAGGGCGAGCGCCTCGGCCAGTGGAACATCCGGGAGTGAAACGGTCAGTTCGGTCAGCGCGCCGCCCAAGCGCGCGGTGAACCAGGGGACCGAATGCAGACAGCCCGCGCCGCCCCCCGGCGGCGTCACTCCGTCCAGGAGGACGAGCGAACCGCCCTGTCCGCAGGCGGGAAGTCCGATACTCGCGAAGTCCTCGTTGAGGCGGGCCCGATCGCCGGCCTCCGACACAAGTTCCGTACGCATTCGGCCAGTCTGCACGACCCCTTCACACCCTTCGCGAAAGGCTGGCATCACTCGCCGAACAGGTGTACCACCGCAGGTCAGACGCCTGCTTTGGGCGGGAATGAAGCACTCCGGGAAGGCGTGGCGGCGAATACTGTCAAAGCCCGCCGCCCACGTCCAACCGGCCTGCCGGGCAGGGCCGCTGCACACGCCAGAGGAACTTGCCCGCCAACTCCCTCCCGATGTTCACTCCTTCGGGTGGCGGGGCAACCGATGCGCGACCCCTGCCCACCGGCACTGGGAGGGTCGGGAACCGTACCGGAGGCACGCACCAGTTGACGGAGCGTCATATCCGGCCCATGGAGCACGAGTCAGGAATGCGAGCACCGGTGCAGAAGACGCGGCCTCGGCGTACAGGCAGGCAGACGGCCTCCGAGGGGGGCGCGGAGCGCACCCTTGTCGGCAAGGGCCGCCCCACCCATGTACGCAACCGGCTGATCGTCGCGGTGGCCGTGGTGGCCGCCGCCATCGCCGGGGCCGGCGCCCCCTCGATCCTCGCCGCCTCCGGGCAGCTGAAGGACTCCCAGGACCTGGTCACCCTGGCCGAACAGACCCAGGACGCCCTCGCCCTCGCCCAGTCCCTGGCGGACGAGCGCGACGAGGCCACCACCTACGTCGCGGCCGGCCGCGTGAAGTCCGCGGCGCCCTCCACCCAGGGCAGCGCCCGCGTGGACCGGCAGGTGAGCGAGCTGACCGCCGGGACGGACGTCTCCGCCGCGCTGCGCGAGGTCCTCGACGCCGTCCCGTCCGCGCGCCGCTCGGCCCTCACCGGCACGAGCACGGCGCTCCAGACGCACCAGGCGTACTCCGAGGCCATCACCGCGCTCCATGTCCTCGTCGACCGGCTGGCCGAGCAGATGCCGCCGCGCGCGGGCTCCGGCGCGTACGCCCTCGCCGAGCTCGACACCGCCGTCCAGCAGGCCTCCGCGACCCGGGGACTGCTGCTCGCGGCGCTGAACGTGCCGACGAAGACCGAGACCGAGTACGACCCCGTCACCGGACGGTCGACCACCGAGAAGGTCTCCACCGACGCCGACACCAAACAGCGCGACGCCCTCACCGCCGCCGCGCAGCAGGCCCGGCTGCGCTCCGACGCGGCCCTCGCCGACTTCCGGGAGGGCGCGCCCCGGGAGGCGGTGGCCTCCTACGACTCCACGGTCACCGGCGGCGACGTCGACACCGCCGAGGCGTACCTCGCCTCCCTCACCGACCAGCCGGTGCTGAGCGGCGGCGAACTCGACACCAGCGTCAAGAAGCTGGACGCCGCGCTCTCCGCCCGCGTCGACCTGATGCGCGGGGTCGAGTCCTCCCTGTACAACCACCGTACCGAGGACCTCGCCCACCTGCGCGACGACGACGTCACCGACCTGGAGCTCCGCGTCACCCTCCTCGGGGCGCTGATGCTGCTGGCGGTCGTCGTCGCCACGGGCATGGCCCGCAGCCTCACCCGTCCGCTGTCCGTGCTGCGCCGGGGATCGGCGAGGCTGGCCGAGGCCGAGAACCCGGCGGCCGAGGAACCGGTCGTATTCACCGGCCGCAACGACGAGTTCGCCCAGGTCGTCCGTTCCGTCAACGCCCTGCACGAGCACGCCGTGGCCTTCCACGAGCGCGTCGCCACCCTGGAGTCCGACCGCAAGCACCTCGTCGGCCAGCGCCAGCGGATGGCGGACGCCCGCGAGGAACTGCGCGCCGAACTCGCCGACTCCGCGGCCAAGCTGGACGGCCTGCGCGACAGCATCAGCGGCACCTTCGTCAACCTCGCCCTGCGCACCCTCGGCCTCGTGGAACGCCAACTCGCGGTCATCGAGGGCCTGGAGGAGCGCGAGCAGGACCCCGACCGGCTGGCCACGCTCTTCAAGCTCGACCACTTCGCCACGGTCATGCGCCGCCACAGCGAGAACCTGCTGGTCCTGGCCGGCACGGAACACGTCCAGCAGCACCCGGGCCCGGTCCCGCTGGTGGACGTGGTCCGCGCGGCGGTCAGCGAGATCGAGCGCTACGAGCGAGTACGCATCTCGGCGCTGCCCCCGCACGCGCACGTGGCGGGCTTCGCCGCCGACGACCTCTCCCACCTCCTGGCCGAACTCATGGAGAACGCCACCTCGTTCTCCCCGCCCGACCTGCCCGTCGAGGTCTCAGGCTGGCTCCTGGAGAACGGCGAGGTCATGCTCTCCGTCCAGGACGAGGGCATCGGGATCACCGACGACGACCGGTTGAGCCGCCTCAACGCCCGCCTCACCGAGTTCGACCCGGAGACGCCGTACGACCAGGAGGGCGAGGAGGGCCTCGGCCTCGGTCTGTACGTGGTGGCCCGGCTCGCCCACCGGCACGGGGTGCGGGTGCGGCTGCGCGACCAGAAGCAGGGCGGGGTGGCGGCGGTCGTCGTCCTGCCGATCCCGCTCCTCGCGACGGCCCCGGCCGCCGCGATCACGGCGACGGCCCAGACCTCCTCCACCGCCCAGACCTTCTCCCTGCCCGGCGCGGACGCGGAGGTCAACTCCAACGCCCTACCCGGCCGTTCGAAGCCGAGGGACCCCCTGGTCGCCCTGGCGGAACAGGCGGTACGTCAGTCGGAGACCCCGGCCGAGACCCCGGCCGAGACGACGATGGAACTGCTGCTGCCGCCCCTGCAGGGAGAGACGGCAGAAGAACACCCCACGCCCACCCCCACGTCCGCCCCCGACCCCGATCCCACCCCCGAACCCGAGGCCGCCCACGGCGAGAACCCTCCACAGGGGCCACCCGCACTTGACTACGCGAGCGCCACAGGTGGTGCGGGCGGGAGCGAATCCGTCGACGGCGAAGCCGAGACGGAACACACCCGGCCCTCGGACGAGCCCCTCACGGACAAGGGTCTCCCCAAGCGCACCCCCAAGATCACGACACCCGCACAGGCCCCGCGTCAGCGGAGCGGCTCCGTCGACGCGGAAGCCCTCCGCCGCCGTCTGGGCGGCTTCCGCAGGGGGGCGGAGGCCGGCTACCGCGAAGTCGAGGCGGAAGTCGCCGAACGCACGGGCCAGAACAAGGTTCCCGCACCTCAGGCACCTCAAAGAGCTCAAGAAGCACACGCACACGCCGAAGAAGACACGGGGGGCACAGTCGAGGAGGCAAGCAGTTGACCGCGCCCAGTACCTTCGGACTGAGCAGTGAAGCCCGTAACCTGCACTGGCTGTTGACCAACCTCGTGGAGGAAGTACCCGGCATCCAGTCCGTCGCCGTCGTGTCCTCGGACGGCCTGCTCCTGCTCTCCTCGGACCCAGGCCGCAACGACGAGGCACGTCAGGCCCGCGAGTCCAAACCCTCCGGCCCGCGCGGCTCCTCCGCCGACCTCGCCACCATCGTCTCCGGCATCGGCAGCCTCACCATCGGCGCCGCCAAGCTCATCGACTTCGGCGGGGTCAAGCACACCATGGTCGCGATGGACGAGGGCAGCCTCTTCGTCATGTCGATCAGTGACGGCTCGCTCCTCGGCGTGCACGGCTCCGCGGACTGCGACATGAGCGTCGTGGCGTACCACATGGCCCTCTTCGTGGGCCGCGCCGGCCACGTCCTGACCCCGGAACTCCGCAGCGAGCTACGGCAATCCCTGGAGTCGGAGTCGGCGGGGAGTGTCCGATGAGCACCGGGCCGAAGAACGCCAGGCAGCAGCTTCCCGTCCGCGGCGGTGACCGCAGGCCCGCCCGCGTGCGCCCCTATTCGCTCACCGGCGGCCGTACCCGCTTCGGGCACGTCCTGCTCGTGGAGACCTTCGTGGCGGCCCTCGAAGCGCCCGAAGAACGCAAGGAACTGACTGGGGGTACCTCCCATGTGTTGAGCTATGGGGGAGGGTCGCTGAAGTCCACGGTCATGCCGGAACTGCGGGCCATCGTCGAACTGTGCCGCCGTATGCGCACGGTGGCCGAGATCGCCGCGCTGCTGAAGATGCCGCTCGGCGTGGTCCGGGTGCTCCTCAGCGACCTCGCGGACCAGGGAAAGATCCGTGTGTACGGCACCGGTACCGCTCACGGTACGGGCCGTCCCGACCGCGCTCTGCTGGAAAGGGTGCTGAGTGGACTCCGTCGTCTCTGACGCCGCTCGTGGCGTCTCCCCGTTCGTCGAGCCCGAGCCCGACGAGACGTTGCAGCCCTGGCAGACGGACCGCACCCGCGCCCCCATAGCCACGAAGATCGTGGTGGCGGGCGGCTTCGGCGTCGGCAAGACCACCCTCGTCGGCACCGTCTCGGAGATCGAGCCCCTCCAGACGGAGGCGCTGATGACCGAGGCCAGCGAGGAGACCGACGACCTCACCGGTACCCCGGAGAAGACCACCACCACGGTCGCCATGGACTACGGCCGCCTCACGCTCGACGACGACCTGGTGCTCTACCTGTTCGGCACGCCGGGCCAGCAGCGGTTCTGGTTCATGTGGGACGACCTGGTGCGCGGCGCGATCGGCGCCGTCGTCCTGGCCGACACCCGTCGTCTGAAGGACTGCTTCCCCGCGCTGGACTACTTCGAGAGCTGCGGCCTGCCGTACGTCGTCGCCGTCAACCACTTCGACGGCAGCGAGCTGTTCGAGCCGGCGGACGTGCGGGAGGCGCTGACGATCCCCGCGCACATACCTGTCATGATCATGGACGCGCGGCGCCGGATCTCGGTGATCGAGACCCTCCTGGCCCTGGTGGGCCACGCGCTCGACGAAACCCCCGAGTAAGGCCCTTCAAGGAGAGTTCCCCGCATGCGGAAGATACTCGTCGTCGGAGCCGGCCAGTCCGGTCTCCAGCTCGCCCTCGGCCTCCAGTCGCACGGGTACGAGGTCACCCTGATGTCCAACCGGACGGCGGACGAGATCCGCTCCGGCCGGGTCATGTCGACGCAGTGCATGTTCCACACGGCCCTGCATCACGAGCGCGACCTCCAGCTGAACTTCTGGGAGCAGCAGGCCCCGAAGCTCGAGGGACTCGGCGTCTCGGTCGCCGCCCCCGGCTCGCACGACCCGGGCCCCACCCAGCGCGCGATCGACTGGCTGGGCCGGCTCGACGGGTACGCGCAGTCCGTCGACCAGCGGGTGAAGATGGCCGGCTGGATGGAGACGTTCGTCCAGCGCGGCGGCCAGCTCGTCATCCACGGCGCGGCGGTCTCCGACCTCGACTACTTCTCCCGCGCCTACGACCTCGTCCTGGTCTCGGCGGGCAAGGGCGAGCTCGTCCAGATGTTCGGCCGCGACCCGCAGCGCTCCCCCTACAGCGAGCCGCAGCGCGCCCTCG
Coding sequences within it:
- a CDS encoding GNAT family N-acetyltransferase, with the translated sequence MDRIVRAWVDGWVLSRGAAPPVVEPWGCTIDVGTGPHHVTRHVLGATGDAVEEADVRKVAGAVTGAGVWLKVFADPAVVGGRLGPGWWIDPEPGFLMTAALEDVPPDPVPDGHRQRTWSIGGVTRTMIVAPDGSLAARGQIAPTGATAVADQIETSPAHRRRGLGALVMRTLQRAAVAQGARTGVLGATPEGRALYESLGWRVESQLTSARFTGDTADARG
- the lon gene encoding endopeptidase La, whose translation is MASTSTPLTLPVLPLEDEVVLPGMVVPLDLNDTDVRAAVEAAQAAARSTPGKPQVLLVPRIDGTYASTGVLGTVEQVGRLADGDPGALIRGRGRVRIGAGTTGPGAALWVEGARIDQTVAEPLPGHVAELVKEYKALATAWLRKRGAWQVVDRVQAIDDVSALADNSGYSPFLTTEQKVELLETADPVARLKLATSQLRDHLAEQDVAETIAKDVQEGVDKQQREFLLRRQLEAVRKELRELNGEQEGEESDDYRARVEAADLPEKVREAALKEVDKLERSSDQSPEGSWIRTWLDTVLELPWNERTEDRYDIQGAQAVLDAEHAGLEDVKERITEYLAVRKRRGERGLGVVGGRRGGAVLALVGPPGVGKTSLGESVAHAMGRKFVRVALGGVRDEAEIRGHRRTYVGALPGRIVRAVKEAGSMNPVVLLDEIDKVGSDFRGDPAAALLEVLDPAQNHTFRDHYLEVELDLSDVVFLATANVLEAIPEALLDRMELVRLDGYTEDEKVVIARDHLLPRQLERAGLDKDEVTLDESALRKLAGEYTREAGVRTLERTVARLLRKVAAQHELGERELPLTVTDEDLRSLIGRPHHVPESAQDPAERRTAVPGVATGLAVTGAGGDVLFVEASLADPETGAAGLTLTGQLGDVMKESAQIALSFLRSHGAELELPVGDLKDRGVHIHFPAGAVPKDGPSAGVTMTTALASLLSGRLVRTDVAMTGEVSLTGRVLPIGGVKQKLLAAHRAGVTTVVIPKRNEPDLDDVPAEVLDKLDVHAVTDVRQVLELALAPATNGAAPEVPVAA
- a CDS encoding MarR family winged helix-turn-helix transcriptional regulator; amino-acid sequence: MHEDHQDHQDTGGDASSRGVEQGDREFLSLERELTVLLRRARANQGEMAREVHPDLESAAYGLLVRLEECGRQRATELAAYIGVGKATMSRQLRALEQLGLIAREPDPADGRAWLVDLTEEGRTRVRRVREARRERYVSHFSDWDREEVGELARLLQQLNRGMEK
- a CDS encoding sensor histidine kinase, translated to MQKTRPRRTGRQTASEGGAERTLVGKGRPTHVRNRLIVAVAVVAAAIAGAGAPSILAASGQLKDSQDLVTLAEQTQDALALAQSLADERDEATTYVAAGRVKSAAPSTQGSARVDRQVSELTAGTDVSAALREVLDAVPSARRSALTGTSTALQTHQAYSEAITALHVLVDRLAEQMPPRAGSGAYALAELDTAVQQASATRGLLLAALNVPTKTETEYDPVTGRSTTEKVSTDADTKQRDALTAAAQQARLRSDAALADFREGAPREAVASYDSTVTGGDVDTAEAYLASLTDQPVLSGGELDTSVKKLDAALSARVDLMRGVESSLYNHRTEDLAHLRDDDVTDLELRVTLLGALMLLAVVVATGMARSLTRPLSVLRRGSARLAEAENPAAEEPVVFTGRNDEFAQVVRSVNALHEHAVAFHERVATLESDRKHLVGQRQRMADAREELRAELADSAAKLDGLRDSISGTFVNLALRTLGLVERQLAVIEGLEEREQDPDRLATLFKLDHFATVMRRHSENLLVLAGTEHVQQHPGPVPLVDVVRAAVSEIERYERVRISALPPHAHVAGFAADDLSHLLAELMENATSFSPPDLPVEVSGWLLENGEVMLSVQDEGIGITDDDRLSRLNARLTEFDPETPYDQEGEEGLGLGLYVVARLAHRHGVRVRLRDQKQGGVAAVVVLPIPLLATAPAAAITATAQTSSTAQTFSLPGADAEVNSNALPGRSKPRDPLVALAEQAVRQSETPAETPAETTMELLLPPLQGETAEEHPTPTPTSAPDPDPTPEPEAAHGENPPQGPPALDYASATGGAGGSESVDGEAETEHTRPSDEPLTDKGLPKRTPKITTPAQAPRQRSGSVDAEALRRRLGGFRRGAEAGYREVEAEVAERTGQNKVPAPQAPQRAQEAHAHAEEDTGGTVEEASS
- a CDS encoding roadblock/LC7 domain-containing protein, which translates into the protein MTAPSTFGLSSEARNLHWLLTNLVEEVPGIQSVAVVSSDGLLLLSSDPGRNDEARQARESKPSGPRGSSADLATIVSGIGSLTIGAAKLIDFGGVKHTMVAMDEGSLFVMSISDGSLLGVHGSADCDMSVVAYHMALFVGRAGHVLTPELRSELRQSLESESAGSVR
- a CDS encoding DUF742 domain-containing protein, with translation MSTGPKNARQQLPVRGGDRRPARVRPYSLTGGRTRFGHVLLVETFVAALEAPEERKELTGGTSHVLSYGGGSLKSTVMPELRAIVELCRRMRTVAEIAALLKMPLGVVRVLLSDLADQGKIRVYGTGTAHGTGRPDRALLERVLSGLRRL
- a CDS encoding GTP-binding protein; translation: MDSVVSDAARGVSPFVEPEPDETLQPWQTDRTRAPIATKIVVAGGFGVGKTTLVGTVSEIEPLQTEALMTEASEETDDLTGTPEKTTTTVAMDYGRLTLDDDLVLYLFGTPGQQRFWFMWDDLVRGAIGAVVLADTRRLKDCFPALDYFESCGLPYVVAVNHFDGSELFEPADVREALTIPAHIPVMIMDARRRISVIETLLALVGHALDETPE